GGCTTCCACCAAAGGCAGGTCATCTTCTTCACTAGCAGGAGAATTACCAAGAGAGGAGGGAGGAGTACCTCAGAGGTCACGTGCTCTGCTGAGGCTAAGACGGTGGTGATAGGGCTGGCAGCAGACTCGGGCTGTGGGAAGAGCACCTTCATGAGGAGGCTGACGAGTGTGTTCGGAGGTGCAGCTGAGCCACCCAAGGGAGGAAACCCAGACTCCAACACATTGATCAGTGACACCACCACTGTCATATGCCTGGATGACTACCACTCCTTGGACAGAACcgggaggaaggagaagggtgTCACTGCTCTGGACCCGAGGGCCAACAACTTCGACCTCATGTATGACCAGGTGAAGGCTCTCAAGGATGGAGTTGCCGTAGACAAGCCCATCTACAACCATGTCACCGGCTTGTTGGACCCCCCTGAGCTCATCCGGCCACCCAAGATTCTGGTCATCGAAGGTCTGCACCCCATGTGAGTTCTCCTCTATGATTCTTTCTGCAGCTTTAGTGTCAGTATTGCGTTCTATCCATCTCTGTCATGTAGCAACCGATCTGATGATTATTCTTTCACCTTCCATAGGTTTGATCCCCGTGTGAGGGAACTGTTGGACTTCAGCATCTACTTGGACATCAGCGATGAGGTCAAATTCGCCTGGAAGATTCAAGTCAGCCACTGTATCCTCATCCAAGTCCATAATCATGTCGATAATACTAGTGAATTGCTCTCTCAATCCACTCTGTCTTTTGAATCGCAGAGAGACATGGCGGAACGTGGGCACAGTCTCGAGAGCATCAAAGCCAGCATCGAAGCTCGAAAGCCCGACTTCGATGCTTACATCGGTACCTCCGTTTTCCATAGACGAATCGTTCATTTGTCAGCTGACTTCCGCTCACCGATCACTCGTTCGACTTGGTGTTCTTGGCAGACCCGCAGAAGCAGCACGCCGATGCCGTCGTCGAGGTTCTCCCGACGCAGTTGATTCCCGACGACAACGAAGGCAAGGTGTTGCGGGTGAGGTTGATCATGAAGGAAGGGTTGAAGCACTTCAGCCCGGTCTACCTGTTCGACGAAGGCTCCACCATCTCTTGGATCCCATGCGGGAGGAAGCTCACCTGCTCGTACCCTGGCATCAAGTTCGCTTACGCCCCGGACACCTACTACTCCAATGAGGTAAACCCCCATCTCCCTCTCTCGCTCTCCACTCGTCATCTCATCTTCATGGTTCTTGCGCAGGTTTCGGTGTTGGAGATGGACGGACAATTCGACAGGTTAGATGAGCTGATCTATGTGGAGAGCCATTTGAGCAACCTCTCCACCAAGTTCTATGGGGAGGTGACGCAGCAGATGCTGAAGCACTCCGACTTCCCCGGCAGCAACAACGGGACCGGTCTGTTTCAGACGATCGTCGGGTTGAAGATTAGGGATTTATACGAGCAGATTGTTGCCGAGAGGGCAGCTGCTGTTGCTGAGGCAGCCAAAGTCTGAGACTGCACTACTCCCTTACCAAAGCAGTCATCGTCTTCTTCCGTGCCTCTTTGCATGTTTATTCTCCCACACTTGTACGCACTCATGCGATGATTCTACTTGGAATAGAAACGCAATGCAGGAGAGGTGAAGAGAAAACGTGATCTCCATCAATTGAGAAGCTCCGAAAAAGATGTGTAATTGTAATACTAAGTTGTGATACCGAAGATAATAATACAATCTATACAGAGTCTCACAAACAAAAATGCGATCTAAATAAGCGAAAGAAAGCATAAAAAATCAAAATCTGGGTAGGATCTCTGCCAACAGCCAATCGAAGAAGAAATGTATGGAAACTGGTGACCCAAATCAGGCAGGCGTTCCTCTTACATAATGCAACCTTACTACGGTGAGCGGACTCCGATTTGCCTGATGCAGCTTAACGCAGGCTTATAAACCTTAAGGAAGATTAATAGTATGGTGACTCGCGCGCGTGATTACCGAGTTGAGCTCCGTGTTCTCGTTGTTACGATGGTTAGCGGATTCTATTCGCTTATGGCAGCGCGCTAACGATTAAAAAGACTAAAATACCCTACCCCTCTGGCAGTTAGCTTGAGTGCGGAGAATCGCGGTGTGATTACCGAATGCGACTGGGATGACAAattaacctcaaaatttattttttgacgtCAGATCTTTCAAATCCTGTGTTCTTATTGTTCCCGAGGGTGAGAGGATCTCAGGTGGTTAAGCCTAAAGACACTAAAAGACTCCCTGGCAATAATAGCTTAATGACCGCTTATTGTCCTTTAAAAAAGGCCAAGTACCGAGAATCGCTGTGGGATTACCGCACACGACTCGGATGGTAAACTTGtcccaaaaaatattttttggcctCCAATCCTTCGAGGTCAGCATTCTTATCGTCACCGACGGTGAGCGTACCCCAATCTTAGGATATATAACGTTATAGCTACACTAGATCGGCCCAACAATCTCTCTCTATATCGGAGGCCCAAAAGAGCAAACTTAAGCTTCACGTTCCCCTCTTCTGGAGGCCCAAAACTCCAATTATTTGCATTTAGATTGACGAGTTCTCTTGATTCAAGGATCCAAACCGTACATCTCGGTTCACAGCCTCCAAAACGACTCTTGTGAGTACAGGAAGGATCGATCGCAGGTAGAGTTGACTGCATTCTTTGTGGCAGAAACTTAAAGTGCCCAAAATGCGTCGAAATAGGAGACCAAGCAAATCCAAAAATGTATCGCCAGCTATCCATAAAAGTGGTCTGTCAATACCGTAAGCCACATTTGGATTATGATTCTAGAAAGAAATCAAATCGGCAAAGGTCGATTTTGAAACCAAAATGAGTAGTTCCGATTCgaattgttatttatttattatttttaaatattaaattatataatttttttaaaaaaataaattaaaatcataGAACCGACCGTTTGAATCGAAGCATGAACCGTTATGATTTCGATTTTTTAAACCTAAAACTCAAAATAAAATCATCCGATACATATTTCGATTTGGTTTGAAGTTAATCAACCATTATATTAGTTCGAAGGACATAGACAGTATCGAGGGAGTGATAGAAGCTGGGGAACAACTTGGATACAATGATTGATGATAAAAAAGATGAGCTAAGGGGATAATAATTAATGATTATGGGGCAAGAAGTATAGGTCGAGGAGTGATGATCGATGAAAAGCATGGGATGGAGTGTGACGAGAGGGTGCGTTAGGTAGTGTCGACAGTCACAACGATAATAAAAGatgtgagaaagaaaaaaatcagaATTAGaaggattataaatagtaaaatattatttttattaacttTTAAGAGATTATGAATTAGAAGACATTGGGGATTCTAAATAGTAATatcctttttaaattttatgatattattcttaatttttattttttattattatgaattATTTTCAATTTACATCTCGCATTCTTTGTTTAATTTTACATCTCGATTATCCACGACATGGATTATTTTCCTTCATAAATACATACGGAAGAAATATACTTAGGACAATGATAATGatgatattttatatgtttttgttctcacctattattattattattattattattattattattattattattattattattattactgatGCTCAATGGTGCACAATGGCATCTGCTTAAGACAAGAAAGTCCTCTCAAACCTGTGGCGTTCACGTCATGAACAGAAGCGAGTCTTGCAAAGCATCTAAAGACACAAGTCTGCACCCTGTAATTGCGACGTCTAACTTTCTCCCATGTCTCACTCCCAATGCTGGAGTGGATGTATCAGTGAAGATGAAGCAGCAGTTGTCAAGGTTGGCTGAGCGaggcctgctgctgctgctttggaTTTGATAGCTCTATGTGTTTGTGGCTTTGCCTGTGAGAGGGATTCTGAGGCATGCTCTTCCCACCCCCATCACCTCATGAGCTGCATGCACTGCTCGCCATGCCCCATCATTCCATCTCAGACGAAAGCCTGCAACCCTATCTTCGGCTTTCGGTGTGCGAGCGGTGGGGACTCCCAACACAGCAGATTCCTCGAGCTTGTCGGAGCAGTGTCCGCGTGCCATTCTCCCTCATGCTCTCGTCTTCCTCGACATCGCATCCTTCGTAGGGCAAATTAATCGCAGTGCAGTGAGCGGCACCGCATCCTCATGCAAGCTCTATCCACGTTGGTAATCCCCCAAAGTGGGGAAAGCTGTATCCATTAAACCGAGTCTTCAAGCCACAATCTGCACCGATCTCTCATGATCACATGTAGAAGAGCCATATCCCACGCTATCCGATGCGCACCACGCATTTGAATACTTGTCTTTCCTCTTCTCGAGGTCTGCCTCGCCATTAAAGTCTGGTCTCTCTAAGCTGTAAGCAGCTTCTTTAATCTTCTGAGAATGGTGACACATGCTTTCCTTCGTTATACTTAAGCTGGTGAGAGACTACAACACATTAGGGTTCAAGTAGATCTACGTGCTACCGCTGGTGAGGATGCGTTTGCAGGTGACGTATGTGGGGATCGACATGTAGAGATCATTATTAGATTAGCTTAAGGATAGCGATGCTTGTCGTCAGCATCACAGAAGGAGGTGCAATTATGGTAGCATAAATGCATGCACTGCACGGGCATATGGGCCCTCATTACCAGCCATGTAATATAGGTCATTAAGATAAGGGTTTGGATCACATGTAGGATGCTTCTCTATTCCAGCTCTGAGCAAATCCCAGTGGAAGCTCTTTCAAGTCTCTATTCATGCATGAACGTGGGCGATATGCTGCTCCAGCATTAATGTCATGCCTTAGAAAGACTCAACATGACAGCCAATGGTTACCTGCAAGAAATATATTAGTAGAGATAGCTTGCAACTACATGCCCATGTGGATGCATCTTAATGGCGCCATGGAATCGATGCACTCTAAAAGAAGTTTATCTGTACAGCACTTGCctgttcagagagagagagagagagagagagagagagagagagagagagagggtcatGTGATTCTGTGGTTTGGGCATATTCTAATGTCTTGATCAGGTCATTTAGCATCAGCTTAAGATGATGTCTTATAAGCAAGCAATTCGAGTGACATATGGCTGCACTTGTTGTCTCTTCAGAATGTTCTTTCCCTTTGCTTCATGGATtctttactactactactactactactcagCAGTGTGCCGAAAGAGAGATGATACGAATCAGCTAAAGGGAGGATGTGACTGCAATGGGATTGAGGTGGGTGGGTGAGAGACTGTAGGGAAGAAGGCATTGTTGGCACTCATTTGGAGAGTTCTGAGGCTCTTCCCAATCCCCAGAACTGAGAAGATTCTGAAAAGGTCACATCAGataagatgaagaagaaagaacatgGCTCAGTATAAAGAGTGATGCTAAACAATGCCATCCACCACATCAGAGTTTTTAACTACTGTTCCCAACACACCTCACTCCATATGAAAACTATTCCTTCTCTTGACCACCTTTGACTtgatcttttccttcttccttGAGAACCTTTATAGCCTTCATCTAGGGTTGCATCACAACTGGTCATCTCTTTCCTCTGAACTCCACAGAGGCAATATCTTACAGCCTAAGATTAATACTACTGCATTCAGTACTTGCACCAAAAAGCTTTACTCTCAATTTGGGTTGTCTCTTGCAGTTTTCTGCAAGTCAAAGCCAAAAATGGCTTTCGTGGAGCTAAGCTCATTGTGCTGTTGATAAGCAGTGGTGCTCATATGTCCTTCTTGTACTTGTATTCACTCTACCAGCAGACCACATGCTTTAGCAGTACTATATAATGCAAGAAGAATAAGATGGATTTGAGAGGGCAATCCCTCCATAGACcaaatgcagcagcagcagcaacatttTCCTAATTGCTTCTCTGCATTGGATCTTAAGTCTACCAAACAAGAAGAGAAGTTTTCTGCCTCTCCAAAAGAACTCTTCAATGAATACACATCTGTTTCTTTGATCAAGTCAATGTGGACATCACACATCTTACTTCATCaacttgtgttttttttttttttgtgtcagcCTATCAATTCATCCAAGCAATCTAATCTTCCACAGCAactatcaaaaagaaaaaaaaaaggttgtgcCAATTAATGATCCAATTCTGGTGGATAACATAAATAATGAAACGAATTAATAAGCCAAAGCATGTTTGTGGCACACTAAAAAAGAAACTTATAAGAACTTTTCCAAAGAATGCAACCTTTGCTCTACTTTAATCCTTTCTCGAGTTTCAATTACGCAAGCTGGATTTGTTTACTTTCTTGAACGAACAAGATGACCCCAAATGACAGAAATTGATGCAGTGATTAAGAAACTACATTCACATCATTTGATGTTAGAGACATGGATATATAGGTATGGTGAAGAGGCACAACaaggttagagagagagagagagagagagagcaaatcaTTCCCCTTGCGTAGCTATGTAGAGAGATCTATGTGCCGGTGGTCATGGAGTTCTTTGGTCTCTTAGATGGATAGAAACAGTACACGTTAttgatttgatgaatgcaaactaAGACATCATCAACATTAGATTATCAATAAACGACTGTGTTCTCCTTGTATTATTTATATGTAATTAGCTTCCATCATTACCCCCCTAAAGAAGAGTCAGTACCCACCATTTGTATATATTTGGACCTACCACAATcacaagctctctctctctctctctctctctctctgctcgctGCCGTGTAAAAGTCAGCTTCTTCCTCTTATAATATATATTGCTTTCCCTCTCTTTCTCCTGCAGGCTCCTTAAGAAACTACTACTACTTCTCTTCTTAGGTTTGAAGAAGGGCCCCCAGTTCTCTCACCCTGTTCTTGTTGAAGGCTTGCGCTCCTTCCACctgatctctctctcttgcttcgagagcaagaagaagaagggagagcTTACAGATAGGATCATGGAGCTGGGCATTGGGTGCAATACTATCAGGAAGTGGTTTCCTCTATCCTGATCATACTCTTTGGCGTCGCTACCTGGCTGGCTAGAGACATGTGTGACTACTTCTGGCACAGGATGGAGAACGACTCCGGTGAGCTCGCCGACATAGTGCGAGCTGGAGGCCGAAGCGGCCCATCGAACACCGAATTCGAGCCGGTCGCTGCCGAGTGGCGGCTTCCTTCCCACCCGCCGGTGTTCTTTCCTACGAGGGCTGAGATCCCTACCAACACCTTCGGGGATCCGTTCGTCAACCTGCGCGACCCTCTGCTGGATCAATTCACGGGCGTGGAGTTCTTCGATGGCGCAGAAGCGATGGTGGCGCCGGCCAGTACGGCCGCCCCAGCGGGCTGCTGCAGCGGTCATGTAGCTCCGAAGCTGCTGCTAACGAGCGAGCAGGAGATGAAGGGGCCTTGTAATGTCTTCTCGAGGGCTCTTCATCAGATCTCGCCTGGTGGCAGCAGCATGAGCAGCAAGCCTTCCCTGCTTCCACCGAGGCTGGTCAGGCCATCTCCCGCCAGCAGCGGCTCCATAGCCGgcacagcggatcatggtggtggAGTGCAGCAGATCTCCTCCCCTCGGCCTCCAGGGATCAAACGAAGGTTAAAATCCTAGCGCTCAATCATATCGTTGCTTCAGACTTCCTCTTATGATCACATCTTATGGTATTAGTAAGCGTGAATTCCCGGAGCTCGAGTTGTCTTCGGAAAGGCCACGGTTGTGTTCCTTTTCGATAGGAACGGAATTTATCTTGTCCGAACAGACAAAGAATTGATGGCAATCTAAGGACATAAGCCATCAAAAGTGGGAGGGTCACCACCCATCCATTCAATCAAACTGGTACAGGTGCTGGTGGCTAAAAGGAGCTCACAGAAGCTGACACCTGCTAATCCTAGGAACAATTTCATGTTCCATCTTAGGAAGTCCAAGCTATTTACTTTCGACCTGAAAACAATACTGGGATTTCTATCTTTGCGATTGTTGTTGGAAATAAACTTGAGTTGTTCACGCAGAAAAAACCAGGCGAAGAAAGTGGTGTGCATTCCTGCaccgccggcggcggcggcgggggctgCGGCCGGCAACAGGCTGAGCGGTGAGGTGGTTCCATCTGATCTCTGGGCTTGGAGGAAGTATGGCCAGAAACCGATCAAGGGTTCTCCTTATCCAAGGTAAGATTCCCCAGAGCTAATGGTGGTGAATTGAATACTGAAAGATGATTACTAGTCTCTAAATTGTTGTCTGGGGTAACATTGATTTCAAGCTACGTTCCTCGAGCTGATCGAGTTCCGTGTACATCAGGGGGTATTACAGGTGTAGCAGCTCCAAGGGATGCTCGGCGAGGAAGCAAGTAGAGCGCAGCCGAACGGATCCCAATATGTTGGTCATCACCTACACGTCCGACCACAACCACCCATGGCCGACGCAGCGTAATGCGCTTGCAGGATCCACGAGATCCCAACCGTCCAAGAACGGCCCCAGGAACAATCTCAAGGAGGAGCCTAATAAGGAGACCACCAGCTCGAGTGGTCATCTGGTAAAAGAGGAGGAGATTGGTGAGATGGAGAAGACGATCGAACAAGCTGGAGACACCCTCGGATTCGACCCAATGATCCACCCAAGTTACAAGTCGGACCAGCCCGATGACCTGTTCGCGGGTTTGGCGGAGTTGGAAGGCGACCCGATGAGCCTCATCTTCTCCAGAGGATTCATGGAATCAAAGGCGGATGAGGAGAAGGGAGTCGGTGCCTCGGATGCGTTCGACATGTTTGACTGGGCAGGAGGGAGCTCACGAAGCCAAGAAGAAGAGGTTTATTACAAGACCTTGGAGAAGTAGTCCTTTCTGTACAAGGTCTAGCTATAAACCTTTTTGAATTCATAAAGTAGGGCActggggagggagggagggagggagcggAGGATGACTTCTGTTGTGTGTTTCCTACTATTTATTCTTGTCGTTCAACAGGACAGAACAGTCTATAGATCAGGATTTGGTGAAGAGAATGGATTGGGTGTTTGAAGACCCACACGCTCGGAGTATTGGAGGATGGGACAGAAAGCTAAGCAACAGAAAACTTTGAACAGTCGCACAAGTGAATGTCTGAGCTGCACTGAGAAGAAAAGAAGGGATTGGGCGTTTGAAGACCCACAACAGGCTTGGAATATTGGGGGATGGGACAGAAAGCTAAGCAACAGAAACTTTGAACTGTTCCACAAGTGAATGTCTGAAATGCACTGAGAAAAGCCTGCATGAAGAATATGATGAGctcctcttctctccctctcgtTAGAAGTGGGGAGAATAGTTTGACGggttgaagaagaggagtctattcAACATATGCAGCGAAGATAGATGAGTAGAAagagcttcaactttcttttactTTTGGAACAACTCAAGCAAAAGAACATGATTGACATATATTTGAGCATTAAAAGATCTAGTAACCAGTGACAGAAAAGCTTGAACAGTTGCTCTTAGCCTTTATGGAACCATGACAACAGTTATTATGATGTGTGTTTGATATGTTCAGATAAGAACTTGTGTACAAAGATTTAGATTCCACCCAATccttcttgagatgtttgcaatATGAATGGTCGACTCGACTACACTTTAGCAAAATATTGCAGTTGACTATTAATGATTGCTATTTGTGAAATGTGTGTAAACATTCAATGAATGAACAAAAGGAATGATGGTAGAAATCAATCTAAAGTGAATAGAGAGAGATGGAGTTCAGCATGAATCATGAAAGGATAAAAAGTTAATCTGACTCGTGATTTCCTGCACTCTATAATTCGAGTCGGTTCCTTCTGAAGCCAGAATCCATGGCCTCCTTGACTGGTCGTCATTGATTGATTGGAAATATGAGACATCATTCAACTTGCAATGATAAGTATGGAGACAACTGTAGCCACTACGCATCAGTTGGGACACTATGGGTGTGGAGTTTAAATCGCCACCGAGAAAAAAGGAAAAGGTGATAGATTTGAATCAACTAAAAGGCGTTGATGGGAGTCCACAATGCATACTCGGCACAAAAGAACAAGGTTTGCCATTTGGTCTATCGTAAGGTATCAATCCACACAAAAGGAATAGGATCACTACAAGACACTCAACCCACCTCATCTCTATTGGATGGCATGTCCTAAGTGCTAAGAACCTTTAGAAGAGTCCGTTAAACAGTAACACAGCTGTAAGCTATATGACAAACACTGTATAAAGTATTTGTATGATATCCCAGTTTAATCTCACTTGAGTTAGTTTGCTACGCCGCCtgagcttaagtattttgactaATAATTTAGATTCATAATAAATGATATTAGGACAGACTTAATGCTAAACATGATAAAGATAAAATCACTATTCTTGGATGAATCTAATGGAATGTCAAGTTGGAGTACTGATTGCATCAACATTTTTGCATTATAATAGCCTAAAGAAAAGAATCCCATTTACCTTATTCACAGCTGATATTTAGTAGGCTTAGACACATGAACTATGAACCGTTTCTTCCCACAGAAACACCTGCAGGAAGAGATGGTATGAGAGAGAAGCCCAACAATCTATTTATCATTTACCAGCGGACAAGCTTAGCAAGAAGTAATGTTTCTGAAAATAACCTGGCGGCGGTGAGGTCAATAAAAAGAATAAGGAAGCTTCCACAACCATATGGTGTTCAAGGGCTCTGTAAATTTGTACTGCAACAGAAGTTCTGAAGAGAGTTACTTGTTTCGAGTACCAGAAAAGTAAGACAATTTGACAATTTGAACAGCTTGTGTGTTTTCTCTTTGAATAAGGCAAAGCCAGGGAACACATTCTTTATGGGAGCAGTTTAGGTTCATAGTCATGGAACATCAAGCAGCTTAATACTATCTTGAGGTAGAAATGTGGACTTTCCCAAAACAGAATCATCATGCTTTCAGTCAGTCCTAGGCACAAAAGTTCAACttcttcataacctttgcatatgCTGCATGCACAATTCCAGGCCTCCTTAGTCTCCGTTTCGCCTCCTTAGACTGCATAAACCACCATCATCCGAATTAATTACAAACTCAACATTCCTTTGCACAGATAAAAAAGAAACTATCCCACAAAGAACTTCAAATAGTAAATCTTCAACCATAAACAGAAACTTAAACTAATATCTTCTACAAATTCCCTAACTACTTCAGTGACACTTTTAAAGAAAAAGTGAGCTGAACCAAAGAAAGAAGCTATGGATTTTCTCTGCTCATCCCTTCATGATGATTATTCTACATCTTTCTCTAGAGCTCTTCAGGTTAACTATAATCTCGGGCAAAAGTTTGCATCTTATGCAGGTGTAGGAACATTTTTCCAATTGGATATAATATATCAGCATCGTTAAAAGGCACCCGGGCGCTCGCCTAAGCGTTTTGTtaagaacttagctggttttgcctaaatcgtacAATACTCTTACGTGTTCGTCTGCAAAAAGGTCAGACTCCCCAAATCTCTTATGGTCCCATTAGGATCTACAAAAGAAAAGACGAGTTAGAAGAAGCGTTTGACTCGAGATCCAACAAGCAAccattttagcaaacacttgacTAATTAATGTTTCAATGTGGTTCGTCATGACCATAGACTACACAAGCTCTAAACGATCACGCAACAAATGGTTCAATGTGGTTCGCCATGGCCAAAAGTCCTCACAAGTTCCCATATGACATTGCTGCGAAACAAGACGATGACCAACCCTAGACACTACCTCAAAGGCCCGTCCAATCATGTGCCACCTCGGTAGCTCCTGGGTACAGTGCTGGCTGACACTCCACATCACTCTGCAGAGCTAGAAACCTCCAACATTGTTGCCTGAATGGTTTGTTTTTAGGCAATTTTGCCTTTGCACGATGGCTGCACACAACCTGCGTTTACAAAACTAAAACAACCACAAAAGCCAACTAAAACGGGGCTGCCAAGCCTACTTCATgccctctatatgttgtgcagagcatgaacaaaaccaaaaaGCATGACCATAcacaaacattacatcaaacaccttgtttacatATTGGTCCGTGATAGCTTaagcgaggcaaggcccgagcaccTTGCACATCACTCGGGTGATGCGCTTTAGTGAAGCGACACTCATCTCGCCCAAGCGTCGAGCACCTCGGGCGAGCATTCAATTGAATGTGAACCAGATTGTCAACTGCTTCAATTGAACTAGGCACTAGTTGGTTCAATAAAACCAACGAAGCACTATTGCCGCCCCCAACGCACCTTTACTCTACCATCGTTGCCTTTATGCACAGCTCTTCCCCGCCAATGGATAGGTCTAACGCTTCCTCTACCGTCGACATGCAAGTCCAAAGCTCTCACCGTTGTAGCTCTCTTGTGTAGTTCCCTCCATCGCCACTGCTTTCGTGTGCAACTCAGTCCATCGCTGCGGGACCGGTCCGCGACTTCCTCCGCCCCCGACGTCATCGTCCGCAGCTTTCTCTGTCACTGTTGCCGTTGTCCGTAGCTAACTCTATCGTCGATGCTGTTATCCACAGCTTTATTTGTCATTACTGTCGTCATCTGCAGATTTCTCCGCCACCACTATTGTTGTTCGCAACTTTCTTTACCGCCATTGTTACCGTCCGAAGGTTCCTCTATTATCGTTGCTCTCTCCTTCCCCACCTTTCACCATTGGTAACTCCTCACTAAGACGCACTATTAGAACTATTATCCCTATTAATCATACAAAACTAATATTAATCCTTAGAACTATTAACCCTATTTAGAACTAATTCCTATTTAGAACTACTAATCCTTATTTAGTACTGTTAGTCATTATTTAGAAATGTTATTAATCCCTATTTAGCATGTTAGTCTCTATTTATTTATAACTATTATTAGAAATGTTATTAATCCCAAtttaatatcattttattatttttataattatattatatattttaatatttttaatattttagaccgcttcacttcgctcgggcgagtgcctagcgCCTCAACCATTTTGGGACCTTGGTGCCTAGTGCTTTCAAAAATATTGTGCTATATATAAGAAATAGATTCCTGCTGGGTATGATATAAGCAGTTTATCACATTAATTGGATATACTACTAAGTTATGAGGGAAGAGAAGATAATAAATATACTCACTGAGTCAAGGTTAAATTAATGGGAATTGTTTGCATCATTAATGGGGACTCCACAAGCCTTTCCAATAGTAATTATCCTTGCAGACTGTACATTAGGCACTTAGGTATAGTCTGGTTTAAAGACCTAGCAAGGAAACAGCCTCCATAGGCAGTCCATGGACCAGTTAAAATCACTCCGCATTGCCTAGAAATCATTCTACATTACTGAAGGGAGATGAA
Above is a genomic segment from Musa acuminata AAA Group cultivar baxijiao chromosome BXJ3-4, Cavendish_Baxijiao_AAA, whole genome shotgun sequence containing:
- the LOC103982575 gene encoding phosphoribulokinase, chloroplastic-like, which produces MATCAVYTTPSLHSCSITSPAKTSLGFHQRQVIFFTSRRITKRGGRSTSEVTCSAEAKTVVIGLAADSGCGKSTFMRRLTSVFGGAAEPPKGGNPDSNTLISDTTTVICLDDYHSLDRTGRKEKGVTALDPRANNFDLMYDQVKALKDGVAVDKPIYNHVTGLLDPPELIRPPKILVIEGLHPMFDPRVRELLDFSIYLDISDEVKFAWKIQRDMAERGHSLESIKASIEARKPDFDAYIDPQKQHADAVVEVLPTQLIPDDNEGKVLRVRLIMKEGLKHFSPVYLFDEGSTISWIPCGRKLTCSYPGIKFAYAPDTYYSNEVSVLEMDGQFDRLDELIYVESHLSNLSTKFYGEVTQQMLKHSDFPGSNNGTGLFQTIVGLKIRDLYEQIVAERAAAVAEAAKV
- the LOC103982573 gene encoding probable WRKY transcription factor 14; the protein is MCDYFWHRMENDSGELADIVRAGGRSGPSNTEFEPVAAEWRLPSHPPVFFPTRAEIPTNTFGDPFVNLRDPLLDQFTGVEFFDGAEAMVAPASTAAPAGCCSGHVAPKLLLTSEQEMKGPCNVFSRALHQISPGGSSMSSKPSLLPPRLVRPSPASSGSIAGTADHGGGVQQISSPRPPGIKRRKNQAKKVVCIPAPPAAAAGAAAGNRLSGEVVPSDLWAWRKYGQKPIKGSPYPRGYYRCSSSKGCSARKQVERSRTDPNMLVITYTSDHNHPWPTQRNALAGSTRSQPSKNGPRNNLKEEPNKETTSSSGHLVKEEEIGEMEKTIEQAGDTLGFDPMIHPSYKSDQPDDLFAGLAELEGDPMSLIFSRGFMESKADEEKGVGASDAFDMFDWAGGSSRSQEEEVYYKTLEK